A stretch of Streptomyces vietnamensis DNA encodes these proteins:
- a CDS encoding ABC transporter ATP-binding protein: MTAEALTPAIEATDLSRSYDGGFEAVRGISLSVPRGEILALLGTNGAGKTSTVELLEGLAAPTGGTVRVLGHDPYRERSVVRPRIGVMLQEGGFPSDLTVAETVRMWAGCTSGARPTGEALGAVGLADREKVRIKQLSGGERRRLDLACALLGRPEVLFLDEPTTGLDAEGRRDTWELVRALRAQGTTVLLTTHYLEEAEALADRLAIMHQGRIVLSGTPAEVTAAQPARIRFALPADVPAARLPLGLKAAADGSRIEIRTHALQDDLTALLGWAHDHGVRLDGLDARTASLEEAFLDIASRTEDTPAGPKEPVIR, translated from the coding sequence ATGACAGCTGAAGCCCTGACACCGGCCATCGAGGCGACCGACCTGAGCCGCAGCTACGACGGCGGCTTCGAGGCGGTGCGCGGCATCTCCCTCTCCGTGCCCCGGGGCGAGATCCTCGCCCTGCTCGGCACCAACGGCGCCGGCAAGACCTCCACCGTCGAACTCCTGGAGGGCCTCGCCGCCCCGACCGGCGGCACCGTCCGCGTCCTCGGCCACGACCCGTACCGCGAACGGTCCGTCGTCCGCCCCCGCATCGGCGTCATGCTCCAGGAGGGCGGCTTCCCCTCCGACCTCACCGTCGCCGAGACCGTACGGATGTGGGCCGGCTGCACCAGCGGCGCCCGGCCGACCGGCGAGGCCCTCGGCGCCGTCGGTCTCGCCGACCGCGAGAAGGTGCGGATCAAGCAGCTGTCCGGCGGCGAACGCCGCCGCCTCGACCTCGCCTGCGCCCTCCTCGGCCGCCCCGAGGTCCTCTTCCTCGACGAGCCCACCACCGGCCTCGACGCCGAGGGCCGCCGCGACACCTGGGAACTCGTCCGCGCCCTGCGCGCACAGGGCACCACCGTCCTCCTCACCACGCACTACCTGGAGGAGGCCGAGGCGCTCGCCGACCGGCTCGCGATCATGCACCAGGGCCGGATCGTCCTCTCCGGCACCCCCGCCGAGGTCACCGCCGCCCAGCCCGCCCGGATCCGCTTCGCGCTCCCCGCCGACGTGCCCGCCGCCCGGCTGCCGCTCGGACTGAAGGCCGCCGCCGACGGCAGCCGCATCGAGATCCGCACCCACGCCCTCCAGGACGACCTCACCGCACTCCTCGGCTGGGCCCACGACCACGGCGTCCGGCTCGACGGGCTCGACGCCCGCACCGCCTCCCTCGAAGAGGCCTTCCTCGACATCGCCTCCCGCACGGAGGACACCCCCGCCGGCCCGAAGGAGCCCGTGATCCGATGA
- a CDS encoding histone-like nucleoid-structuring protein Lsr2 has translation MAQRVVVTLSDDIEGGEAAETVAFGLDGKMYEIDLNAANAKKLRKALAPYLAAGRKIPVRATVGRRPAADSYTHTALAPDPAAVRAWAQSNKMDVPARGRIPKRVYEAFRAAS, from the coding sequence GTGGCTCAGCGTGTGGTGGTCACCCTCTCCGACGACATCGAAGGCGGAGAAGCTGCTGAAACGGTTGCGTTCGGCCTCGACGGGAAGATGTACGAGATCGACCTGAATGCTGCCAATGCAAAGAAACTCCGCAAGGCCCTCGCGCCCTACCTCGCCGCCGGACGCAAGATCCCCGTCCGGGCGACGGTCGGCCGGCGCCCCGCGGCCGACTCGTACACCCACACCGCCCTCGCCCCCGACCCGGCGGCGGTCCGCGCCTGGGCCCAGTCCAACAAGATGGACGTGCCCGCCCGCGGCCGGATCCCCAAGCGCGTCTACGAGGCCTTCCGCGCGGCGAGCTGA
- the purS gene encoding phosphoribosylformylglycinamidine synthase subunit PurS, translated as MARVVVDVMLKPEILDPQGQAVQRALPRLGFAGIADVRQGKRFELEVEGPVDDAALARIHEMAETFLANTVIEDFVVKVES; from the coding sequence GTGGCACGCGTCGTAGTCGACGTCATGCTCAAGCCGGAGATTCTCGACCCTCAGGGGCAGGCGGTGCAGCGTGCACTGCCTCGCCTGGGATTCGCCGGAATCGCCGACGTCCGTCAGGGGAAGCGCTTCGAGCTGGAGGTGGAGGGACCGGTCGACGACGCCGCCCTCGCCCGCATCCATGAGATGGCCGAAACCTTCCTTGCCAACACCGTGATCGAAGACTTCGTCGTGAAGGTGGAGTCGTGA
- the purQ gene encoding phosphoribosylformylglycinamidine synthase subunit PurQ, whose protein sequence is MTARIGVVTFPGTLDDQDALRAARLAGAEPVSLWHRDKDLKQVDAVVLAGGFSYGDYLRAGAISRFSPVMETIIEQAKAGMPVLGICNGFQILTEAHLLPGAMLRNNHLHFICRDQKLRVENAETAWTSDYSEGQEIEVPLKNMDGRYVADERTLDELEAEGRVAFRYLDMNPNGSLRDIAGITNAAGNVVGLMPHPEHAVEPLIGTGKTDGLGFFTSILKKLVNA, encoded by the coding sequence GTGACCGCACGCATCGGCGTCGTCACGTTCCCCGGAACGCTCGACGACCAGGACGCGCTGCGTGCCGCCCGCCTCGCGGGCGCCGAGCCCGTGTCGCTCTGGCACCGGGACAAGGACCTCAAGCAGGTCGACGCCGTGGTCCTCGCCGGCGGCTTCTCCTACGGCGACTACCTGCGGGCCGGAGCCATCTCCCGCTTCTCGCCGGTGATGGAGACGATCATCGAGCAGGCGAAGGCGGGCATGCCCGTCCTCGGCATCTGCAACGGCTTCCAGATCCTCACCGAGGCCCATCTGCTGCCGGGCGCGATGCTGCGCAACAACCACCTCCACTTCATCTGCCGCGACCAGAAGCTGCGGGTGGAGAACGCGGAGACCGCCTGGACCTCGGACTACTCCGAGGGCCAGGAGATCGAGGTCCCGCTCAAGAACATGGACGGCCGGTACGTCGCCGACGAGCGCACGCTCGACGAGCTGGAGGCCGAGGGGCGGGTGGCCTTCCGCTACCTGGACATGAACCCCAACGGCTCGCTGCGCGACATCGCGGGCATCACCAACGCCGCGGGCAACGTGGTCGGCCTCATGCCGCACCCGGAGCACGCCGTCGAGCCGCTGATCGGCACCGGCAAGACGGACGGCCTCGGTTTCTTCACCTCGATCCTCAAGAAGCTGGTCAACGCCTGA
- the purL gene encoding phosphoribosylformylglycinamidine synthase subunit PurL — protein sequence MSLDTVKHASETPDSEQPWKELGLKEDEYARIREILGRRPTGAELAMYSVMWSEHCSYKSSKVHLKQFGEKTPVNDAMLVGIGENAGVVDVGQGYAVTFKVESHNHPSYIEPYQGAATGVGGIVRDILAMGARPVAVVDPLRFGAADHPDTKRVLPGVVAGIGGYGNCLGLPNIGGEVVFDSCYQGNPLVNAGCIGVMKHEDIHLAKASGPGNKVILYGARTGGDGIGGVSVLASETFDDTKPAKRPAVQVGDPFQEKLLIECTLEIFKEKLVAGIQDLGGAGLSCATSELASAGSGGMRVDLEKVHLRDATLSPEEILMSESQERMCAIVEPQHVDRFLEICEKWDVIAVVIGEVTEGERLEIFWHGEQIVDVPPRSVAHEGPTYHRPFARPDWQDALQADDAGKLPRPQNGAELKDQVLRLVSSPNQASKSWITDQYDRFVQGNTVLAQPEDAGMVRIDEETNLGVAMATDGNGRYAKLDPYTGAQLALAEAYRNVAASGAKPLAISDCLNFGSPEDPAVMWQFAEATRGLADGCLQLGTPVTGGNVSLYNQTGETAIHPTPVVAVLGVIDDVNRRTPIAFAEEGQLLYLLGDTKEEFGGSAWSEVIHQHLGGMPPAVDLDREKLLGEILISASRDGMIDAAHDLSDGGLVQAVVESCLRGGNGARLVVPEGLDAFTFLFSESAGRAVVAVPRSEELRFTDMCGARGLPATRIGVVDGDAVDVQGEFALSLTELREAHEATIPGLLA from the coding sequence ATGAGCCTCGACACCGTCAAGCACGCGAGCGAGACGCCGGACAGCGAGCAGCCCTGGAAGGAGCTCGGCCTCAAGGAGGACGAGTACGCGCGCATCCGCGAGATCCTCGGCCGCCGTCCCACCGGCGCCGAGCTCGCCATGTACTCCGTCATGTGGTCCGAGCACTGCTCCTACAAGAGCAGCAAGGTCCACCTGAAGCAGTTCGGCGAGAAGACCCCCGTCAACGACGCCATGCTCGTCGGCATCGGCGAGAACGCGGGCGTCGTCGACGTCGGCCAGGGGTACGCGGTCACCTTCAAGGTCGAGTCGCACAACCACCCCTCGTACATCGAGCCCTACCAGGGCGCGGCCACCGGCGTCGGCGGCATCGTCCGCGACATCCTCGCCATGGGCGCCCGCCCGGTCGCGGTCGTCGACCCGCTGCGCTTCGGTGCGGCCGACCACCCCGACACCAAGCGCGTGCTGCCCGGTGTCGTCGCCGGCATCGGCGGCTACGGCAACTGCCTGGGCCTGCCGAACATCGGCGGCGAGGTCGTCTTCGACTCCTGCTACCAGGGCAACCCGCTGGTCAACGCCGGCTGCATCGGCGTGATGAAGCACGAGGACATCCACCTCGCCAAGGCCTCGGGCCCCGGCAACAAGGTGATCCTGTACGGCGCCCGCACGGGCGGCGACGGCATCGGCGGCGTCTCGGTCCTCGCGTCCGAGACCTTCGACGACACCAAGCCGGCCAAGCGCCCCGCCGTCCAGGTCGGCGACCCCTTCCAGGAGAAGCTCCTCATCGAGTGCACCCTGGAGATCTTCAAGGAGAAGCTCGTCGCGGGCATCCAGGACCTCGGCGGCGCCGGGCTCTCCTGCGCCACGTCCGAGCTGGCCTCCGCCGGTTCCGGCGGCATGCGGGTCGACCTGGAGAAGGTCCACCTGCGCGATGCGACGCTCTCGCCCGAGGAGATCCTCATGAGCGAGTCGCAGGAGCGCATGTGCGCGATCGTCGAGCCGCAGCACGTCGACCGCTTCCTGGAGATCTGCGAGAAGTGGGACGTCATCGCCGTCGTCATCGGTGAGGTGACCGAGGGCGAGCGCCTGGAGATCTTCTGGCACGGCGAGCAGATCGTCGACGTGCCGCCGCGTTCCGTCGCCCACGAGGGCCCGACCTACCACCGGCCGTTCGCGCGCCCGGACTGGCAGGACGCGCTCCAGGCCGACGACGCCGGCAAGCTGCCCCGGCCGCAGAACGGCGCCGAGCTGAAGGACCAGGTCCTCAGGCTCGTCTCCTCCCCGAACCAGGCCTCGAAGTCCTGGATCACGGACCAGTACGACCGGTTCGTTCAGGGCAACACGGTCCTGGCGCAGCCCGAGGACGCGGGCATGGTCCGCATCGACGAGGAGACCAACCTCGGCGTGGCCATGGCGACCGACGGCAACGGCCGGTACGCCAAGCTCGACCCGTACACGGGTGCGCAGCTCGCGCTCGCGGAGGCGTACCGCAACGTCGCCGCCTCCGGTGCGAAGCCGCTGGCCATCTCGGACTGCCTGAACTTCGGTTCGCCCGAGGACCCGGCCGTGATGTGGCAGTTTGCCGAGGCCACCCGTGGTCTCGCGGACGGCTGCCTCCAGCTGGGCACCCCGGTCACCGGTGGCAACGTCTCGCTCTACAACCAGACGGGCGAGACCGCGATCCACCCGACGCCCGTCGTGGCCGTCCTCGGTGTGATCGACGACGTCAACCGCCGCACCCCGATCGCCTTCGCGGAAGAGGGCCAGCTCCTCTACCTGCTCGGCGACACCAAGGAGGAGTTCGGCGGTTCGGCCTGGTCCGAGGTGATCCACCAGCACCTCGGCGGCATGCCGCCGGCCGTGGACCTCGACCGGGAGAAGCTGCTCGGCGAGATCCTCATCTCGGCCTCCCGCGACGGCATGATCGACGCGGCGCACGACCTGTCCGACGGCGGTCTCGTGCAGGCGGTCGTCGAGTCCTGCCTGCGCGGCGGGAACGGCGCGCGCCTGGTCGTCCCCGAGGGCCTGGACGCCTTCACGTTCCTCTTCAGCGAGTCGGCCGGCCGTGCGGTCGTCGCCGTCCCGCGCAGCGAGGAGCTCCGCTTCACCGACATGTGCGGTGCGCGGGGTCTGCCGGCGACCCGGATCGGTGTCGTCGACGGCGACGCGGTGGACGTGCAGGGCGAGTTCGCGCTCTCCCTCACGGAGCTGCGCGAGGCGCACGAGGCGACGATCCCGGGCCTGCTGGCCTGA
- a CDS encoding nuclear transport factor 2 family protein, whose amino-acid sequence MTHHEHPDAALVRQGYEAFSKGDMEALGALLTSDCTHHAPGTTRFGGHFKGRDNVLGMYRDMVEYTGGTFRVELDGVFADGRGHVISTHKWFAEHGDRGIEMRGALFFTLVGGKASDIDECVEDIAELDAFMSLDD is encoded by the coding sequence ATGACCCACCACGAGCACCCCGACGCCGCCCTCGTGCGGCAGGGCTACGAAGCGTTCAGCAAAGGCGACATGGAGGCACTGGGCGCCCTGCTGACCAGTGACTGCACCCACCACGCGCCCGGCACCACCCGGTTCGGCGGGCACTTCAAGGGCCGGGACAACGTCCTCGGCATGTACCGGGACATGGTCGAGTACACCGGCGGCACCTTCCGCGTCGAACTCGACGGCGTCTTCGCCGACGGCCGGGGCCATGTGATCTCGACCCACAAGTGGTTCGCCGAGCACGGCGACCGCGGGATCGAGATGCGCGGCGCCCTCTTCTTCACCCTCGTCGGCGGCAAGGCCTCCGACATCGACGAGTGTGTCGAGGACATCGCCGAACTCGATGCCTTCATGTCCCTGGACGACTGA
- a CDS encoding maleylpyruvate isomerase family mycothiol-dependent enzyme: MPPAKKRPRTYDSAKTRAAVLAQFGHVADAVRGLAPDQLARPTHLGEWTVADLAGHVAWIADSLARGLDRPPAAEGRLLPHDWPFTTVALAGKISDAARETLTGAPVPELYERAGARLTEALAKYGDDHVLDLWIGPMRLGDFLVTRTVELVVHTDDLNRAAGLDIPFDRQALAACTRLLADALAVKAPGGAVEVRIPPFAVVQCVEGPRHTRGTPPNVVETDPLTWIRLATGRTEWAAKLDEAHVSASGERADLKDLLPLMA, encoded by the coding sequence ATGCCACCCGCCAAGAAGCGCCCCCGCACGTACGACTCCGCAAAGACCCGGGCCGCAGTCCTGGCCCAGTTCGGGCACGTCGCCGACGCCGTACGCGGTCTCGCACCGGACCAGTTGGCCCGTCCCACGCACCTGGGGGAGTGGACGGTCGCCGACCTCGCCGGGCACGTCGCGTGGATCGCCGACTCGCTGGCCCGCGGCCTCGACCGGCCGCCCGCCGCCGAGGGACGGCTCCTTCCGCACGACTGGCCCTTCACCACGGTCGCGCTGGCCGGGAAGATCTCCGACGCGGCGCGCGAGACGCTCACGGGGGCGCCCGTCCCCGAGCTGTACGAGCGGGCCGGCGCCAGGCTCACGGAAGCGCTGGCCAAGTACGGCGACGACCATGTGCTCGACCTGTGGATCGGGCCGATGCGCCTGGGGGACTTCCTCGTCACCCGTACCGTCGAACTCGTCGTCCACACCGACGACTTGAACCGGGCCGCCGGTCTCGACATCCCCTTCGACCGGCAGGCGCTCGCCGCCTGCACCCGGCTGCTCGCCGACGCGCTCGCCGTGAAGGCACCCGGCGGGGCGGTCGAGGTGCGGATCCCGCCGTTCGCGGTGGTGCAGTGCGTGGAGGGCCCCCGGCACACCCGGGGCACCCCGCCCAACGTGGTGGAGACGGACCCGCTGACCTGGATCAGGCTCGCCACGGGCCGTACGGAGTGGGCGGCGAAGCTGGACGAGGCGCACGTCAGCGCGAGCGGGGAGCGCGCGGATCTGAAGGACCTCCTCCCCCTGATGGCCTGA
- a CDS encoding META domain-containing protein encodes MPKPRALAVLVPLLLLTACGTEGGTGSGGAGTVSPDLPVAGTHWTVDAVTVDGRRSTAPDGARVDFEENGRAQGNGGCNAFGADVAVQGDTLTVTRHQFTMMGCSGDRAAFEPEFLEAFSGPLKGTLKGEDLRLTSPDGRNVLELTAEPAVPLRGTTWKIDGLVSGDTASSLPAGSGAKARFVIGADGRVTGNLGCNNFSAHARLDEKARTLTVEGPAATTRMICTPPQMKLETRLYELLDGPLTYRLNHRTLTLTDASGEGLTAAATAR; translated from the coding sequence ATGCCGAAGCCACGCGCACTCGCCGTCCTGGTCCCCCTCCTGCTGCTCACCGCCTGCGGTACGGAGGGAGGCACCGGGTCCGGCGGCGCGGGCACCGTCTCCCCGGACCTGCCGGTCGCCGGCACGCACTGGACGGTCGACGCCGTCACGGTCGACGGCCGCAGGTCCACCGCGCCCGACGGCGCCCGCGTCGACTTCGAGGAGAACGGCCGGGCCCAGGGGAACGGCGGCTGCAACGCCTTCGGCGCCGACGTCGCCGTGCAGGGGGACACCCTCACCGTCACCCGGCACCAGTTCACCATGATGGGCTGCTCCGGCGACCGGGCCGCCTTCGAGCCGGAGTTCCTGGAGGCCTTCTCCGGTCCGCTGAAGGGGACGCTCAAGGGCGAGGACCTGCGGCTGACCTCGCCCGACGGCCGGAACGTCCTGGAGCTGACCGCCGAGCCGGCCGTCCCGCTGCGCGGCACCACGTGGAAGATCGACGGTCTCGTCTCGGGGGACACGGCATCCTCCCTGCCCGCCGGCAGCGGGGCCAAGGCCCGGTTCGTCATCGGCGCCGACGGCCGGGTCACCGGCAACCTCGGCTGCAACAACTTCTCCGCGCACGCCCGCCTCGACGAGAAGGCCCGGACCCTCACCGTCGAGGGCCCGGCGGCGACCACCCGGATGATCTGCACGCCCCCGCAGATGAAGCTGGAGACGAGGCTGTACGAGCTCCTCGACGGCCCGCTCACCTATCGGCTGAACCACCGAACCCTGACGCTCACCGACGCCTCCGGCGAGGGCCTCACGGCGGCCGCGACCGCCCGCTGA
- the purF gene encoding amidophosphoribosyltransferase yields the protein MPRGDGRLNHDLLPGEKGPQDACGVFGVWAPGEEVAKLTYFGLYALQHRGQESAGIAVSNGSQILVFKDMGLVSQVFDETSLGSLQGHIAVGHARYSTTGASVWENAQPTFRATAHGSIALGHNGNLVNTAQLAEMVADLPKKEGRTNRVAATNDTDLVTALLAGQVDEDGTPLTIEQAAAKVLPDVRGAFSLVFMDEHTLYAARDPQGIRPLVLGRLERGWVVASESAALDICGASFVREVEPGEMIAIDENGIRTSRFAEAKPKGCVFEYVYLARPDTDIAGRNVYLSRVEMGRRLAKEAPVEADLVIATPESGTPAAIGYAEASGIPFGAGLVKNAYVGRTFIQPSQTIRQLGIRLKLNPLKEVIKGKKLVVVDDSIVRGNTQRALVRMLREAGAAEVHIRISSPPVKWPCFFGIDFATRAELIANGMSVEEIGKSLGADSLSYISLEGMIEATTIQKPNLCRACFDGEYPMELPDPELLGKQLLETELAAGPAATAASDALRRP from the coding sequence GTGCCACGCGGAGACGGTCGACTCAATCACGATCTGCTCCCCGGTGAGAAAGGCCCCCAGGACGCTTGTGGCGTCTTCGGTGTCTGGGCTCCGGGTGAAGAGGTCGCAAAGCTCACGTACTTCGGGCTCTACGCCCTCCAGCATCGGGGTCAGGAATCCGCGGGAATCGCGGTAAGCAACGGCTCCCAGATCCTCGTCTTCAAGGACATGGGACTTGTCTCCCAGGTCTTCGACGAGACTTCTCTCGGTTCCCTCCAGGGTCATATCGCGGTCGGTCACGCCCGCTACTCGACCACTGGTGCTTCTGTGTGGGAGAACGCGCAGCCGACGTTCCGGGCAACCGCCCACGGCTCGATCGCGCTCGGCCACAACGGCAACCTGGTCAACACGGCGCAGCTCGCCGAGATGGTCGCCGACCTCCCGAAGAAGGAGGGGCGCACCAACCGGGTCGCCGCCACCAACGACACCGACCTGGTCACCGCGCTCCTCGCGGGCCAGGTGGACGAGGACGGCACGCCGCTCACCATCGAGCAGGCGGCCGCGAAGGTCCTCCCCGACGTCCGGGGCGCCTTCTCCCTCGTCTTCATGGACGAGCACACGCTCTACGCGGCCCGTGACCCGCAGGGCATCCGCCCGCTGGTCCTCGGCCGTCTGGAGCGCGGCTGGGTGGTCGCCTCCGAGTCCGCCGCCCTCGACATCTGCGGCGCCAGCTTCGTCCGCGAGGTCGAGCCGGGCGAGATGATCGCGATCGACGAGAACGGCATCCGCACCTCGCGATTCGCGGAAGCGAAGCCCAAGGGCTGTGTCTTCGAGTACGTGTACCTGGCCCGTCCCGACACGGACATCGCCGGCCGGAACGTGTACCTCTCCCGCGTGGAGATGGGCCGCCGCCTCGCCAAGGAGGCGCCGGTCGAGGCCGACCTGGTGATAGCGACGCCGGAGTCCGGCACCCCGGCCGCCATCGGCTACGCCGAGGCCTCGGGCATCCCCTTCGGCGCGGGCCTGGTGAAGAACGCCTACGTCGGGCGCACCTTCATCCAGCCCTCCCAGACCATCCGCCAGCTGGGCATCCGGCTGAAGCTGAACCCCCTCAAGGAAGTCATCAAGGGGAAGAAGCTCGTGGTCGTCGACGACTCGATCGTCCGCGGCAACACCCAGCGCGCCCTGGTCCGGATGCTCCGCGAGGCCGGTGCGGCCGAGGTCCACATCCGGATCTCCTCGCCGCCGGTCAAGTGGCCCTGCTTCTTCGGCATCGACTTCGCGACCCGCGCGGAGCTGATCGCCAACGGGATGTCGGTCGAGGAGATCGGCAAGTCGCTGGGCGCGGACTCGCTCTCGTACATCTCCCTGGAGGGGATGATCGAGGCGACCACGATCCAGAAGCCGAACCTCTGCCGTGCCTGCTTCGACGGCGAGTACCCGATGGAGCTCCCGGACCCCGAGCTGCTCGGCAAGCAGCTCCTGGAGACCGAGCTGGCCGCAGGACCTGCCGCCACCGCGGCCTCCGACGCCCTCCGTCGCCCGTAA
- the purM gene encoding phosphoribosylformylglycinamidine cyclo-ligase gives MSETTGASYASAGVDIEAGDRAVELMKEWVKKTQRPEVLGGLGGFAGLFDASALKRYERPLLASATDGVGTKVDIARQMGVYDTIGHDLVAMVMDDIVVCGAEPLFMTDYICVGKVHPERVAAIVKGIAEGCVLAGCALVGGETAEHPGLLGPDDFDVAGAGTGVVEYDRLLGADRIRMGDAVIAMASSGLHSNGYSLVRHVVFDRAGMTLDQQVEELGRTLGEELLEPTKIYSLDCLALTRTTDVHAFSHITGGGLAANLARVIPDGLHATVDRSTWTPGAIFDLVGKAGQVERLELEKTLNMGVGMMAVVPAGSVDVALATLADRGVEAWVAGEITERGAHTTGAELVGTYSN, from the coding sequence ATGTCTGAGACCACCGGTGCCAGCTACGCGTCCGCGGGCGTCGACATCGAAGCGGGCGACCGCGCCGTCGAGCTCATGAAGGAGTGGGTGAAGAAGACGCAGCGCCCCGAGGTCCTCGGCGGCCTCGGCGGTTTCGCCGGCCTCTTCGACGCCTCCGCCCTCAAGCGCTACGAGCGTCCGCTGCTCGCCTCCGCGACCGACGGCGTCGGCACGAAGGTCGACATCGCCCGCCAGATGGGCGTGTACGACACGATCGGCCACGACCTGGTCGCGATGGTCATGGACGACATCGTCGTCTGCGGCGCCGAGCCGCTCTTCATGACCGACTACATCTGCGTCGGCAAGGTCCACCCCGAGCGGGTCGCCGCCATCGTCAAGGGCATCGCCGAGGGCTGCGTCCTCGCCGGCTGCGCCCTGGTCGGCGGCGAGACGGCGGAGCACCCGGGCCTCCTCGGCCCGGACGACTTCGACGTCGCCGGCGCGGGCACGGGCGTCGTGGAGTACGACCGGCTGCTCGGCGCCGACCGCATCCGTATGGGGGACGCGGTCATCGCCATGGCCTCCTCGGGCCTTCACTCCAACGGGTACTCGCTCGTCCGGCACGTGGTCTTCGACCGCGCCGGCATGACCCTCGACCAGCAGGTCGAGGAGCTCGGCCGGACGCTCGGCGAGGAGCTCCTGGAGCCCACGAAGATCTACTCGCTCGACTGCCTGGCCCTCACCCGGACCACGGACGTCCACGCCTTCAGCCACATCACGGGCGGCGGCCTCGCCGCCAACCTGGCGCGGGTGATCCCGGACGGGCTGCACGCCACGGTCGACCGTTCGACCTGGACGCCGGGCGCGATCTTCGACCTGGTCGGCAAGGCCGGTCAGGTGGAGCGCCTGGAGCTGGAGAAGACCCTGAACATGGGCGTCGGCATGATGGCCGTCGTGCCGGCCGGGTCCGTGGACGTGGCCCTGGCGACGCTGGCGGACCGCGGGGTCGAGGCCTGGGTCGCGGGCGAGATCACCGAGCGCGGGGCGCACACGACCGGCGCCGAGCTGGTCGGCACGTATTCAAATTAG
- a CDS encoding DUF3073 domain-containing protein, translating into MGRGRAKAKQTKVARQLKYSSGGTDLTRLANELGASTSSQPPNGEPFEDDDEEDDPYAQYADLYNTDDEDEDDESGPSASPRRA; encoded by the coding sequence ATGGGGCGCGGCCGGGCAAAGGCCAAGCAGACCAAGGTCGCCCGCCAGCTGAAGTACAGCAGCGGCGGGACAGACCTGACGCGTCTGGCCAATGAGCTGGGCGCTTCGACTTCGAGCCAGCCGCCGAATGGCGAGCCGTTCGAGGACGACGACGAGGAAGACGACCCGTACGCCCAGTACGCGGATCTCTACAACACGGACGACGAGGACGAGGACGACGAGTCCGGTCCCTCTGCGTCCCCGCGTCGCGCTTGA
- a CDS encoding Leu/Phe/Val dehydrogenase, with product MTDVTGVPADVLSTLFHSEQGGHEQVVLCQDRATGLKAVIAIHNTALGPALGGTRFYPYATEAEAIADALNLSRGMSYKNAMAGLDLGGGKAVIIGDPEKIKTEELLLAYGRFVASLGGRYVTACDVGTYVADMDVVARTNQWTTGRSPENGGAGDSSVLTAFGVFQGMRAAAQTLWGDPTLRGRKVGVAGVGKVGHYLVEHLLEDGAEVVITDVREESVRRITDKHPQVTVVADTDALIRVEGLDVYAPCALGGALNDETVPALTAKIVCGAANNQLAHPGVEKDLEARGILYAPDYVVNAGGVIQVADELHGFDFDRCKAKATKIFDTTLEIFARAKSDGIPPAAAADRIAEQRMADARRG from the coding sequence GTGACCGATGTGACCGGCGTTCCTGCTGACGTACTGAGCACCCTGTTCCACTCGGAGCAGGGTGGCCACGAGCAAGTCGTGCTCTGCCAGGACCGCGCCACCGGCCTCAAGGCCGTCATCGCCATCCACAACACCGCCCTGGGCCCGGCCCTCGGCGGCACCCGCTTCTACCCGTACGCCACCGAGGCCGAGGCGATCGCCGACGCGCTCAACCTGTCGCGCGGCATGTCGTACAAGAACGCCATGGCCGGACTCGACCTGGGCGGCGGCAAGGCCGTCATCATCGGCGACCCGGAGAAGATCAAGACCGAGGAGCTCCTCCTCGCCTACGGCCGCTTCGTGGCCTCCCTCGGCGGCCGGTACGTCACGGCCTGCGACGTCGGCACCTACGTCGCCGACATGGACGTCGTCGCCCGCACCAACCAGTGGACCACCGGCCGCTCCCCCGAGAACGGCGGCGCCGGCGACTCCTCCGTCCTCACCGCCTTCGGCGTCTTCCAGGGCATGCGCGCCGCCGCGCAGACCCTGTGGGGCGACCCGACGCTGCGCGGCCGCAAGGTCGGCGTCGCGGGCGTCGGCAAGGTCGGCCACTACCTCGTCGAGCACCTCCTGGAGGACGGCGCCGAGGTCGTGATCACCGATGTGCGCGAGGAGTCGGTGCGCCGGATCACCGACAAGCACCCGCAGGTCACCGTCGTCGCCGACACCGACGCCCTGATCCGCGTCGAGGGCCTCGACGTCTACGCCCCCTGCGCGCTGGGCGGCGCCCTGAACGACGAGACCGTCCCGGCCCTCACCGCGAAGATCGTCTGCGGCGCGGCCAACAACCAGCTGGCGCACCCGGGCGTCGAGAAGGACCTGGAGGCGCGCGGGATCCTCTACGCGCCCGACTACGTGGTCAACGCCGGTGGCGTGATCCAGGTCGCCGACGAGCTGCACGGCTTCGACTTCGACCGCTGCAAGGCCAAGGCGACGAAGATCTTCGACACCACCCTGGAGATCTTCGCACGTGCGAAGTCCGACGGCATTCCGCCGGCCGCCGCGGCCGACCGGATCGCCGAGCAGCGCATGGCGGACGCCCGCCGCGGCTGA